A stretch of Microtus pennsylvanicus isolate mMicPen1 chromosome 5, mMicPen1.hap1, whole genome shotgun sequence DNA encodes these proteins:
- the P2ry2 gene encoding P2Y purinoceptor 2 isoform X2, whose product MSEELEPTPSILTAPRARLIRAMAADVDSWNSTINGTWVGDELGYKCRFNEDFKYVLLPVSYGVVCVLGLCLNVVALYIFLCRLKTWNASTTYMFHLAVSDSLYAASLPLLVYYYAKGDHWPFSTVLCKLVRFLFYTNLYCSILFLTCISVHRCLGVLRPLHSLRWGRARYARRVAAAVWILVLACQAPVLYFVTTSVRGTRITCHDTSARELFSHFVAYSSVMLSLLFAVPFSIILVCYVLMARRLLKPAYGTTGLPRAKRKSVRTIALVLAVFALCFLPFHVTRTLYYSFRSLDLSCHTLNAINMAYKITRPLASANSCLDPVLYFLAGQRLVRFARDAKPPIEPIPHPQAPQARRRLGLHRSHRTDTARKDVSISSDDSRRTESTAAGNQTKDIRL is encoded by the coding sequence GGCAATGGCAGCAGACGTGGACTCCTGGAATAGCACCATCAATGGCACCTGGGTGGGGGATGAACTGGGCTACAAGTGCCGCTTCAACGAGGACTTCAAGTACGTGCTGCTGCCCGTGTCCTACGGCGTGGTGTGTGTGCTCGGGTTGTGCCTGAACGTTGTGGCTCTTTACATCTTCCTGTGCCGCCTCAAGACCTGGAACGCCTCCACCACGTACATGTTCCACCTGGCGGTTTCTGACTCTCTTTACGCAGCTTCTCTGCCGCTGCTGGTTTATTACTATGCCAAGGGGGACCACTGGCCGttcagcacagtgctctgcaAGCTGGTGCGTTTCCTCTTCTACACCAACCTGTACTGCAGCATCCTCTTTCTCACCTGCATCAGTGTGCACCGGTGCCTGGGTGTCTTGCGCCCTCTGCACTCCTTGCGCTGGGGCCGCGCCCGCTATGCCCGCCGTGTGGCTGCGGCGGTGTGGATTCTGGTGCTGGCCTGCCAGGCACCGGTGCTCTACTTTGTCACCACCAGTGTACGGGGGACCCGCATCACCTGCCACGACACCTCGGCCCGAGAGCTCTTCAGCCATTTTGTGGCCTACAGCTCCGTCATGTTGAGTCTGCTCTTCGCTGTGCCCTTTTCCATCATCCTTGTCTGTTATGTACTCATGGCGCGACGGCTGCTCAAACCGGCTTATGGGACCACAGGTCTGCCTCGGGCCAAGCGCAAATCTGTGCGCACCATTGCCCTGGTGCTGGCCGTctttgccctctgcttcctgcctttcCATGTCACCCGCACCCTCTACTACTCCTTCCGATCGCTTGACCTCAGTTGCCACACCCTCAATGCCATCAACATGGCATACAAGATCACCCGGCCATTGGCCAGCGCCAACAGTTGCCTTGACCCTGTGCTCTACTTCCTGGCAGGGCAAAGACTTGTCCGTTTTGCCCGAGATGCCAAGCCACCCATAgaacccatcccccatccccaggCTCCCCAGGCTCGTCGCAGGCTGGGCCTGCACAGGTCTCACAGAACTGACACAGCCAGGAAAGATGTGTCGATCAGCAGTGATGACTCAAGACGGACAGAGTCCACTGCAGCTGGGAACCAGACTAAGGACATTCGACTATAG
- the P2ry2 gene encoding P2Y purinoceptor 2 isoform X3 yields the protein MAADVDSWNSTINGTWVGDELGYKCRFNEDFKYVLLPVSYGVVCVLGLCLNVVALYIFLCRLKTWNASTTYMFHLAVSDSLYAASLPLLVYYYAKGDHWPFSTVLCKLVRFLFYTNLYCSILFLTCISVHRCLGVLRPLHSLRWGRARYARRVAAAVWILVLACQAPVLYFVTTSVRGTRITCHDTSARELFSHFVAYSSVMLSLLFAVPFSIILVCYVLMARRLLKPAYGTTGLPRAKRKSVRTIALVLAVFALCFLPFHVTRTLYYSFRSLDLSCHTLNAINMAYKITRPLASANSCLDPVLYFLAGQRLVRFARDAKPPIEPIPHPQAPQARRRLGLHRSHRTDTARKDVSISSDDSRRTESTAAGNQTKDIRL from the coding sequence ATGGCAGCAGACGTGGACTCCTGGAATAGCACCATCAATGGCACCTGGGTGGGGGATGAACTGGGCTACAAGTGCCGCTTCAACGAGGACTTCAAGTACGTGCTGCTGCCCGTGTCCTACGGCGTGGTGTGTGTGCTCGGGTTGTGCCTGAACGTTGTGGCTCTTTACATCTTCCTGTGCCGCCTCAAGACCTGGAACGCCTCCACCACGTACATGTTCCACCTGGCGGTTTCTGACTCTCTTTACGCAGCTTCTCTGCCGCTGCTGGTTTATTACTATGCCAAGGGGGACCACTGGCCGttcagcacagtgctctgcaAGCTGGTGCGTTTCCTCTTCTACACCAACCTGTACTGCAGCATCCTCTTTCTCACCTGCATCAGTGTGCACCGGTGCCTGGGTGTCTTGCGCCCTCTGCACTCCTTGCGCTGGGGCCGCGCCCGCTATGCCCGCCGTGTGGCTGCGGCGGTGTGGATTCTGGTGCTGGCCTGCCAGGCACCGGTGCTCTACTTTGTCACCACCAGTGTACGGGGGACCCGCATCACCTGCCACGACACCTCGGCCCGAGAGCTCTTCAGCCATTTTGTGGCCTACAGCTCCGTCATGTTGAGTCTGCTCTTCGCTGTGCCCTTTTCCATCATCCTTGTCTGTTATGTACTCATGGCGCGACGGCTGCTCAAACCGGCTTATGGGACCACAGGTCTGCCTCGGGCCAAGCGCAAATCTGTGCGCACCATTGCCCTGGTGCTGGCCGTctttgccctctgcttcctgcctttcCATGTCACCCGCACCCTCTACTACTCCTTCCGATCGCTTGACCTCAGTTGCCACACCCTCAATGCCATCAACATGGCATACAAGATCACCCGGCCATTGGCCAGCGCCAACAGTTGCCTTGACCCTGTGCTCTACTTCCTGGCAGGGCAAAGACTTGTCCGTTTTGCCCGAGATGCCAAGCCACCCATAgaacccatcccccatccccaggCTCCCCAGGCTCGTCGCAGGCTGGGCCTGCACAGGTCTCACAGAACTGACACAGCCAGGAAAGATGTGTCGATCAGCAGTGATGACTCAAGACGGACAGAGTCCACTGCAGCTGGGAACCAGACTAAGGACATTCGACTATAG